The proteins below are encoded in one region of Brassica napus cultivar Da-Ae chromosome A6, Da-Ae, whole genome shotgun sequence:
- the LOC111213782 gene encoding zinc finger protein 5-like → MECERSSSSTSSETGAVLHHRSSSSVSTVTRRMYECTFCKRGFTNAQALGGHMNIHRRDRLNKATKLQNDADSALSGSRRCFHVASSDRGVYEQVDSVVLRTTTNLSLRVGSMVTRRENVVVEGDEIDLELRLGL, encoded by the coding sequence ATGGAGTGTGAGAGATCATCGTCGTCCACTTCATCAGAGACCGGAGCCGTTCTTCACCATCGTTCTTCTTCGTCGGTCTCCACCGTGACGAGACGAATGTATGAGTGCACTTTCTGCAAAAGAGGTTTCACGAACGCACAAGCTTTAGGTGGTCACATGAACATCCATCGACGTGACCGTCTCAACAAGGCGACCAAGCTGCAAAACGACGCTGACTCAGCACTCTCCGGTTCTCGAAGATGTTTCCACGTGGCATCTTCCGATCGTGGAGTCTATGAGCAAGTAGACTCCGTCGTCTTGAGGACGACCACAAACTTGAGCTTACGAGTTGGATCGATGGTTACAAGGAGAGAAAACGTCGTCGTTGAAGGAGATGAAATCGATTTGGAGCTACGTCTTGGCTTATGA